A region of Selenihalanaerobacter shriftii DNA encodes the following proteins:
- a CDS encoding BTAD domain-containing putative transcriptional regulator — MGDIVVKSKFIPPRCQNRFWHNKFLWRKYKKIKEYPLMILEGGPGYGKTTTLVNFLTTNSPDAHYWYSIEEKKIDTTTFWINLVNAFGVGNKKIENATSSLLQELKQKDLSINTFIKKLINILIDNLTTDTYLILDNFHLVLNNESILESLSYFIESLFSSLHLVILSRQKVQFPKLSTWQVKGEVAIVKERDFILDQQQVEELISVQYDLQLNTSEIEKIIKTTDGWLLAIDLMARKLKEGMKLEEILSKEDNTFEMIFDYLKYEILDDLNHRLKEFLLKTAILKKLDVRICDQLLDIDNSQMILEKLVTKSSFIERIDQGQYRYGKHFHEALKTRTDKVYDQDELHDKAKKIYLKNNYFDEVLYHSQELEENDEIAQLAVAHSKEWLKDNEFGLLRKYLTALSEEAFHAYPLLLIYRGNLNCCLEEFELMIENYQQAKYIFQRQNNNEGIVIALIRLTRSYFYIKSTKGLDYFQKLKGYKRELSTDQKDMYTYLKIKSKLIQGEVKEADNLVKDVQISDKYYNSLKSSLAFRKGNLKEALKLIRKVGDFNKYFWNSISFHNNPLFYPILYHLFRGEVDEAQTYIWEKLKSCNGINKSLLESYLVFSYRLSSAHLIEYYNKEYIHILDAINKLSSPLDLTWHKFEVLAQLVSFQAFYGNIEEGIKYGKKGLTYADEQRDKFAKGILLRGLGFNYYFNEELMKAENHFKKSRYIFININNKLQLASSLMWLALTLFKLNKEVEFEIIMSKFLQIIQENSYEYLILKSSLIGTSDPNYFIPILIEARKLKVKSDYVNKLLNELGLSKLNRHPGYPLRVQALGDFKLFRGREEVVEEDWKRKKAKELFKLFLVNHKKLISRGKICNLLWADKAIEAAKRSFNVTLNALNKILEPTRSAQEEPYFIIRQGSSYGLNISIAYDYDVALFEKLFNKGKKADEYIIRINYYRQAINLYKGDLLPGDLYQDWITKERERFMSLFLDMADELLIYYYQNREYEKCIKLTDRMLEINKHFEQAYFYKMKSYNQMGQRSFAIKAYQSCKKVLNEELKINPNSRIEEYYRSITL, encoded by the coding sequence ATGGGTGATATAGTTGTTAAGTCTAAATTTATTCCTCCTAGATGTCAAAATAGGTTTTGGCATAATAAATTTTTGTGGAGAAAATATAAAAAAATCAAAGAGTATCCCTTAATGATTTTAGAAGGTGGTCCAGGTTACGGTAAGACTACTACGTTAGTTAATTTTCTTACTACTAATTCTCCAGATGCTCATTATTGGTATAGTATTGAAGAAAAGAAGATTGATACTACTACTTTTTGGATTAACTTAGTTAATGCTTTTGGAGTTGGGAATAAAAAAATTGAAAATGCTACTTCTTCTTTATTACAAGAATTAAAACAAAAAGATTTAAGTATAAATACATTCATAAAAAAATTAATTAATATTTTAATAGATAATTTAACTACTGACACCTATTTAATACTTGATAATTTTCATCTTGTTTTAAATAATGAATCGATTTTAGAATCTCTTAGTTATTTTATAGAATCACTTTTTTCTTCACTGCATTTAGTAATTTTAAGTAGGCAAAAGGTCCAATTTCCTAAATTATCTACTTGGCAGGTAAAGGGGGAAGTAGCAATAGTTAAAGAGAGAGATTTTATATTAGATCAGCAACAAGTAGAAGAATTGATTTCAGTACAATATGACCTTCAACTTAATACTTCTGAGATAGAAAAGATAATTAAGACGACGGATGGATGGTTGCTAGCTATTGATTTAATGGCTAGAAAATTGAAAGAAGGAATGAAATTAGAAGAAATCTTGTCTAAGGAAGATAATACTTTTGAGATGATTTTTGATTATTTAAAGTATGAAATCTTAGATGATTTAAATCATAGGTTGAAAGAGTTTTTATTGAAGACTGCTATATTAAAGAAGTTAGATGTTAGGATTTGTGATCAATTATTAGATATTGATAATAGCCAAATGATATTAGAGAAATTAGTTACTAAATCAAGTTTTATTGAAAGAATAGATCAAGGTCAATATCGTTATGGAAAACATTTTCATGAAGCTTTAAAAACGAGAACGGATAAAGTATATGATCAAGATGAATTACATGATAAGGCTAAAAAAATTTATTTAAAGAATAATTATTTTGACGAAGTTTTATATCATAGTCAAGAACTAGAAGAAAATGATGAAATAGCTCAATTAGCAGTTGCACATAGTAAAGAATGGTTAAAAGATAATGAATTTGGTTTATTACGAAAATATTTAACAGCTTTATCTGAGGAAGCATTCCATGCTTATCCATTATTATTAATCTATAGAGGAAATTTAAATTGTTGCTTAGAAGAATTTGAATTGATGATTGAGAATTATCAACAAGCAAAATATATCTTTCAGCGACAGAATAATAATGAAGGTATAGTTATAGCTTTAATAAGACTTACTAGATCATATTTTTATATAAAATCCACTAAAGGTTTAGATTATTTTCAAAAATTAAAGGGATATAAAAGAGAATTATCAACAGACCAAAAGGATATGTATACATATTTAAAGATTAAGAGTAAACTTATACAAGGTGAGGTTAAAGAAGCAGATAATTTAGTAAAAGATGTTCAAATTAGTGATAAGTATTATAATAGTTTAAAATCTAGTCTTGCTTTTAGAAAAGGTAATTTAAAGGAAGCTTTAAAGTTAATAAGAAAAGTAGGAGATTTTAATAAATATTTTTGGAATTCGATTTCTTTTCATAATAATCCGCTTTTTTATCCTATATTATATCATTTATTTAGAGGTGAAGTTGATGAAGCCCAGACGTATATATGGGAAAAATTAAAATCATGTAATGGAATTAATAAATCATTACTAGAATCATATCTAGTATTTAGTTATCGTTTATCTAGTGCTCATCTGATAGAGTATTATAATAAAGAATATATTCATATATTAGATGCTATAAATAAGCTATCTTCTCCTTTAGATTTAACTTGGCATAAGTTCGAAGTATTAGCACAATTAGTTTCTTTCCAAGCATTCTATGGGAATATAGAAGAAGGAATAAAATATGGCAAAAAAGGTTTAACGTATGCTGATGAACAAAGAGATAAATTTGCTAAAGGTATTCTGTTACGAGGACTTGGTTTTAACTATTACTTTAATGAAGAATTAATGAAGGCAGAAAATCATTTTAAAAAATCTAGATATATTTTTATAAATATAAATAATAAATTACAATTAGCTTCTTCATTAATGTGGCTAGCATTAACATTATTTAAACTTAATAAAGAAGTTGAGTTTGAAATTATTATGAGTAAATTTTTACAAATAATCCAGGAGAATTCATATGAATATCTTATTTTAAAGTCATCATTAATTGGTACTAGTGACCCTAATTATTTTATTCCTATTTTGATAGAAGCTCGTAAGTTGAAGGTTAAATCTGACTATGTTAATAAATTATTAAATGAACTTGGTTTATCAAAATTAAATAGGCATCCGGGGTACCCTTTAAGGGTCCAAGCTTTAGGTGATTTTAAATTATTTCGTGGAAGAGAAGAAGTTGTAGAAGAGGATTGGAAAAGAAAGAAAGCTAAAGAGCTTTTTAAATTATTCTTAGTTAATCATAAAAAATTAATTTCTAGAGGAAAGATTTGTAATTTATTATGGGCAGATAAAGCGATTGAGGCAGCTAAAAGAAGTTTTAATGTAACATTAAATGCATTGAATAAAATTTTAGAGCCAACAAGGTCAGCACAAGAAGAACCATATTTCATCATTAGACAAGGATCTTCTTATGGCTTAAATATAAGTATTGCTTATGATTATGATGTAGCTCTATTTGAAAAGTTGTTTAACAAAGGCAAGAAAGCAGATGAATATATAATTAGGATAAACTATTACCGCCAAGCTATTAATCTATATAAAGGTGACTTATTACCAGGTGATTTATATCAAGATTGGATTACTAAAGAAAGAGAAAGATTCATGAGTTTATTTTTAGATATGGCTGATGAATTATTAATATATTATTATCAGAATAGGGAATATGAAAAATGTATTAAATTAACAGATAGAATGTTAGAGATTAATAAACACTTTGAACAGGCATATTTTTATAAAATGAAAAGCTATAATCAAATGGGGCAACGGTCTTTTGCAATTAAAGCTTATCAGAGTTGTAAAAAAGTTTTAAATGAGGAATTAAAGATTAATCCTAATTCTAGGATAGAAGAGTATTATAGGTCAATAACTTTATAG